A window of the Planctomycetaceae bacterium genome harbors these coding sequences:
- a CDS encoding site-specific DNA-methyltransferase — MTESPGSSQVAPDTPRWIGDIHNGDCIAGMQSLPDGSVDLAFADPPFNIGYEYDVYEDQLEYEAYLQWSREWIQQVYRILKDDGTFWLAIGDEYAAELKVESQRIGFHCRSWVIWYYTFGVNCKKKFTRSHAHLFYFVKDRARFTFRMDDPANRVPSARQLVYNDSRANSKGRLPDDTWIIPPNIQTQANATFTLRPQDLSEGFQPEEDTWYFPRVAGTFKERAGFHGCQMPEQLLGRIIRTCSNEDDIVLDPFSGSASTLVVARKLNRRVVGFELSPEYTDAGRERLNQTSPGDPLVGAAEPTMSAPATQKKQSATRTSAAKRKPKSGRIGTRESQIPLFSDQSDQQREDQQHSSSD; from the coding sequence ATGACTGAATCTCCTGGATCATCGCAAGTCGCCCCGGATACGCCCCGCTGGATTGGAGACATCCACAACGGCGACTGTATCGCCGGTATGCAGTCTCTGCCCGATGGGTCGGTTGACCTGGCGTTCGCAGATCCGCCGTTTAATATCGGCTATGAATACGATGTTTACGAAGATCAGCTGGAATACGAAGCGTATCTGCAGTGGTCCCGTGAGTGGATTCAGCAGGTGTATCGGATTCTGAAAGACGACGGCACCTTCTGGCTCGCAATAGGCGATGAATACGCGGCCGAACTGAAAGTGGAAAGCCAGCGAATCGGGTTCCATTGCCGTAGCTGGGTGATCTGGTACTACACATTTGGAGTGAACTGCAAAAAGAAGTTCACCCGGTCTCACGCTCACTTGTTCTACTTCGTCAAAGACAGGGCTCGTTTTACGTTTCGTATGGACGACCCGGCGAATCGCGTCCCTTCGGCCAGGCAACTTGTGTACAACGACTCGCGGGCCAACAGTAAAGGTCGGCTGCCAGACGACACTTGGATCATTCCACCGAATATTCAAACCCAGGCAAACGCCACGTTTACGTTGAGACCACAAGACCTTTCCGAGGGGTTTCAGCCAGAAGAAGACACGTGGTATTTCCCGAGAGTTGCCGGTACGTTCAAAGAACGTGCCGGGTTCCACGGGTGCCAAATGCCCGAACAATTGCTTGGACGTATTATCCGGACTTGTTCAAATGAAGACGATATTGTTCTTGATCCATTTTCCGGCAGCGCATCGACACTGGTCGTGGCTCGAAAGCTGAACCGCCGAGTGGTTGGCTTCGAACTGTCGCCCGAGTACACAGACGCGGGGCGGGAACGGCTGAATCAGACCAGCCCGGGAGATCCGCTTGTTGGGGCTGCAGAACCGACAATGTCAGCTCCAGCAACTCAAAAAAAACAGTCAGCCACCAGAACTTCTGCCGCAAAAAGAAAGCCAAAGTCCGGAAGG
- the rpoN gene encoding RNA polymerase factor sigma-54, whose translation MHLNISQQMKMSQQMKLAPRMIQSMEILQLNMMALNERIEQELVENVTLEVVNKDRDLPSAEPDTVTQVDDPREARELRKDVESRELVAGNEKNNESDFERLVEIAAEWPEDNVGFGGSRPSSNQVSDDMDRHSDAMANMVARPQSLHEYLLEQFSFHSCDDAHRQFGEYLIQHLDHNGRLQSTLAEINQQFNRTYGQGLTIEDAEGVLKIIQRLDPPGVGARDHREMLLLQVDDHLAFHDVVEVLIRDHLEDIAFNRLPLIQKATGYSIDLIKVGIEQIQTLNPYPGRGFEQRPVQRVTPDLAVERDDTGRYVVRLLDEYVPELRISPRYQRMLKDNPSQETRDWIRRKVESARWLIESIEQRYNTLRKVAQEIVDHQQEFLDKGPEFIAPLKMQQIADRVGVHVTTVSRAVDEKWIQTPRGLFPLKRFFGGGTQTAEGEDVAWDTIRIKLQELIDNEDKSNPLSDDALVDELGKQGITLARRTITKYRKQMMIPSSRQRREY comes from the coding sequence ATGCACCTGAATATCTCGCAGCAGATGAAGATGAGCCAGCAGATGAAGCTGGCTCCGCGGATGATCCAGTCAATGGAGATTCTGCAGCTCAACATGATGGCCCTGAACGAGCGAATCGAACAGGAGCTGGTAGAAAATGTGACGCTTGAAGTCGTCAACAAAGATCGCGACCTGCCCTCCGCCGAACCGGACACCGTCACGCAGGTGGACGACCCACGTGAAGCCAGAGAGCTGCGTAAAGATGTGGAATCGCGAGAGCTGGTTGCTGGCAACGAAAAAAACAACGAATCCGATTTTGAACGCCTGGTAGAGATCGCTGCCGAATGGCCGGAAGACAATGTGGGATTTGGCGGATCCCGGCCATCGTCGAATCAGGTCAGCGACGACATGGATCGCCACAGCGACGCGATGGCGAATATGGTCGCCCGACCGCAGTCGTTGCATGAATACCTGTTGGAGCAGTTCTCATTTCACTCATGCGATGATGCCCACCGTCAGTTTGGTGAGTACCTGATCCAGCATCTGGACCACAATGGCCGCCTTCAAAGTACGCTCGCAGAAATCAATCAGCAGTTTAATCGCACTTATGGTCAGGGTTTGACAATTGAAGATGCAGAGGGTGTTCTGAAGATAATACAGCGTCTTGATCCTCCCGGGGTCGGAGCGAGAGATCATCGCGAAATGCTGTTGCTGCAGGTCGACGACCATCTTGCGTTTCATGACGTCGTGGAAGTGCTGATACGCGACCACCTTGAGGATATCGCATTCAATCGACTGCCACTCATCCAGAAGGCAACCGGATACTCGATCGACCTGATTAAGGTTGGCATCGAACAAATTCAGACGCTCAATCCTTACCCGGGACGGGGATTCGAGCAGCGACCTGTTCAGCGTGTGACGCCTGACCTGGCGGTCGAGCGCGACGACACCGGACGCTACGTCGTGCGGCTTCTGGATGAATACGTTCCCGAATTGCGAATCAGCCCGCGATATCAGCGAATGCTGAAGGACAATCCATCACAGGAAACACGCGACTGGATTCGAAGAAAAGTGGAATCTGCACGATGGCTGATTGAGTCAATCGAGCAGAGGTACAACACGCTGAGAAAAGTGGCTCAGGAAATTGTCGACCACCAGCAGGAGTTCCTCGACAAGGGACCCGAATTTATCGCACCGCTGAAGATGCAGCAGATTGCTGATCGCGTCGGGGTCCACGTGACGACGGTATCCCGTGCTGTCGATGAAAAATGGATCCAGACGCCGCGAGGGCTTTTTCCTCTGAAGAGATTCTTTGGGGGCGGGACGCAGACAGCGGAAGGCGAAGACGTGGCGTGGGACACCATCCGTATCAAGCTTCAGGAATTGATCGACAATGAGGACAAATCAAATCCGCTGAGTGATGATGCCCTGGTTGATGAGCTGGGTAAACAGGGCATTACTCTGGCCCGACGCACGATTACCAAGTACCGTAAGCAGATGATGATTCCGAGCAGTCGTCAGCGTCGCGAATACTAA
- a CDS encoding alanine/glycine:cation symporter family protein translates to MKTLRVIRSTIALMGLTLILVSPSFAATIVIPANTPDESSTKQDATSPDAAGAEETDASESITTDSAGESALQDESSSAGTSDASPDSGSEARPSGFLQQVNQALEPVDAFFGKVNGVLESVIFYPIPLVEGRSVPAGVAWLVIAALFLTFRMNFINLRGFVHAIKVTAGRYDDPSDAGEVSHFQALTAALSATVGLGNIAGVAVAVGLGGPGATFWMIVAGFLGMSSKFVECTLGQMYRQVRPDGRIMGGAMFYLTHGLQEIGLGGLGKALGLLFAVLCIGGSFAGGNAFQVNQSLGAVGQTIPFFGQYPWVYGLIMSVLAGVVIIGGIKRIASTAEKIVPFMCGVYVLACVIILLKNAGEIPAAAATIIGSAFSMKAGLGGFIGVLIQGFKRAAFSNEAGVGSAAIAHSAAKTDYAVREGIVSLLEPFIDTVVVCSMTALVIVITGAWNHENPDMPASMKQQFKFAEDGTVASIEGAALTSEAMNGQINGFKYVLVAATALFAFSTMISWSYYGERCWAFLFGDNASMSYKITFLIFSFLGSVISAGNVLAFGDLMIFGMAIPNILGLFLLSGKVKVKLDEYWAKLTSGELDQEAEAYRLK, encoded by the coding sequence ATGAAGACGTTGAGAGTTATTCGGTCGACCATCGCATTGATGGGATTGACGTTGATATTGGTTTCACCATCGTTCGCAGCGACGATTGTCATCCCGGCGAACACGCCGGATGAATCGTCGACGAAGCAGGACGCAACCTCGCCTGATGCCGCGGGGGCAGAAGAGACAGACGCAAGTGAAAGCATCACAACGGATAGCGCTGGCGAATCAGCGCTACAGGACGAATCGTCCAGTGCTGGTACGTCGGACGCTTCCCCAGATTCAGGATCGGAAGCTCGGCCGTCCGGTTTCCTGCAGCAGGTGAATCAGGCCCTTGAGCCTGTCGACGCCTTCTTTGGCAAGGTGAACGGTGTGCTGGAGTCCGTCATCTTCTATCCAATACCACTCGTCGAAGGACGTTCGGTTCCTGCTGGTGTTGCCTGGCTTGTAATAGCAGCGTTGTTTCTGACTTTTCGGATGAACTTTATCAACCTGCGTGGCTTTGTTCATGCCATCAAGGTCACGGCTGGCAGATATGACGATCCGAGTGACGCCGGGGAAGTGAGCCACTTCCAGGCGCTCACCGCCGCATTGTCAGCCACCGTGGGGTTGGGCAACATTGCAGGTGTGGCCGTTGCCGTTGGGCTTGGTGGTCCCGGTGCGACGTTCTGGATGATTGTCGCGGGCTTCCTTGGAATGTCTTCGAAGTTTGTCGAATGCACCCTGGGGCAAATGTACCGACAAGTGCGTCCGGATGGACGAATTATGGGCGGAGCGATGTTCTACCTGACTCACGGGTTGCAGGAAATTGGCCTTGGTGGTCTCGGGAAAGCTTTGGGGCTTCTGTTTGCCGTGCTTTGTATTGGCGGCTCATTTGCCGGCGGAAATGCGTTTCAGGTCAACCAGAGCCTTGGCGCTGTGGGGCAGACAATCCCATTCTTCGGTCAGTACCCGTGGGTCTATGGTTTAATCATGTCCGTTCTCGCGGGCGTCGTAATTATTGGCGGAATCAAACGCATTGCATCAACGGCCGAGAAGATCGTTCCGTTCATGTGTGGAGTTTATGTACTGGCCTGCGTCATCATTCTGCTCAAGAATGCCGGTGAAATTCCCGCTGCTGCCGCCACAATCATCGGAAGTGCATTTTCAATGAAAGCCGGTCTTGGAGGGTTCATAGGTGTGCTGATTCAGGGATTCAAGCGAGCGGCATTCTCGAATGAGGCGGGAGTCGGATCTGCGGCCATCGCTCACTCGGCCGCAAAGACAGACTACGCGGTCCGCGAAGGCATTGTTTCACTGCTTGAACCATTCATCGATACTGTTGTTGTCTGTTCGATGACCGCTCTGGTCATCGTGATTACCGGCGCCTGGAATCATGAAAACCCTGACATGCCCGCCAGCATGAAACAGCAGTTTAAGTTTGCAGAAGATGGAACAGTGGCATCCATCGAAGGTGCCGCCCTGACGTCAGAGGCTATGAACGGGCAAATCAATGGCTTCAAGTATGTCCTGGTCGCCGCGACGGCCCTGTTTGCTTTCAGCACCATGATTTCATGGTCTTACTACGGTGAGCGATGCTGGGCATTTCTGTTCGGTGACAACGCCTCGATGTCATATAAAATCACGTTCCTGATTTTTTCGTTCCTTGGGTCCGTGATTTCTGCTGGCAACGTTCTGGCATTCGGAGACCTGATGATCTTCGGGATGGCCATCCCCAATATCCTCGGACTGTTTTTGCTGTCCGGCAAGGTAAAAGTTAAACTGGACGAGTACTGGGCCAAACTCACCAGCGGGGAACTGGATCAGGAAGCAGAAGCGTATCGGCTGAAGTAA
- a CDS encoding DUF5060 domain-containing protein has product MATCVLLVILTRFGRCAPAMVLTLLSVMTTLSAEDATLPIVTEALVFAEKDGLVAVEAEHFSRQEHTDVRAFHITTQDQVPNVRPDGDPTHLSGAAGGAYVELLPDSRRNHQHKLVKGQNFSNEPGRLAVLTYRVHFQNPGKYYVWVRAYSSGSEDNSLHVGLNGNWPDSGQRMQWCDGKNSWRWESRQRTETEHCGEAHQIFLEVPAAGIHEIQFSMREDGFEFDRWLMTNNREFKRPADEGPAVVVSSGNLPAAFPVAPVAVAEDAGGQVVPEAVTRSASLSTLPMAPAMVKADLQQPRQADGPGTVSISGDLKQWHKVTLTLDGPFAHELDNAPNPFVNYQLNVQFTHESGLPKYTVPGYFAADGDSANTSAASGTKWRCHLAPDKPGRWNYRVSMRKGTFISETDTPISEAVPGDGVEGSFEVAPTDKTTPDLRAHGRLQYVGERYLRFAESEQYFLKAGADAPETLLGYIDFDGTIAGKPEKVPLKSFAPHIDDWNEGDPTWKDGRGKGLIGAVNYLSRKGCNAFSFLTYNAGGDGDNVWPFVSRDDKLHYDCSKLDQWGIVFDHGTAMGMYLHFKMQETENDDNTAGKGKSRFVAESLDGGDLGIQRRLYCRELIARYAHNLALNWNLGEENTQTTEQQQAMIDFIAQLDPYHHNIVVHTFPDQQDQVYEPLLGDKSQLTGVSLQNSGIRDTHWQVVKWVRQSQKSGKPWVVAFDESGSAAHGQCPDLGYQGYDGHDRTGRMTYTEHEVRQQTLWATLMGGGAGVEYYFGYQYVQNDLICEDWRSRDRSWDYCRIAVNFFHENNIPFPQMEPCDELIRTEADDNSAYCFAKPGHTYLVYIAKGKQVTMDLSDAAGDYTIQWFNPRDGGPLQNGSVRTVAGGGEVNPGQPPADREKDWLVVVRHAKLSMTEYKP; this is encoded by the coding sequence ATGGCGACTTGCGTTCTACTTGTCATTCTAACGCGTTTTGGCAGGTGTGCTCCCGCGATGGTTCTGACGCTGTTGTCCGTCATGACGACACTTTCCGCAGAGGATGCCACATTGCCGATCGTCACCGAGGCGCTGGTCTTCGCGGAGAAGGACGGACTGGTGGCTGTCGAAGCGGAACATTTCTCGCGACAGGAACACACCGACGTTCGCGCTTTTCACATCACAACTCAGGATCAGGTGCCGAATGTTCGACCAGACGGCGATCCGACCCATCTTTCAGGAGCGGCAGGAGGTGCGTATGTCGAACTGCTGCCCGACAGTCGTCGAAACCATCAGCACAAGCTGGTGAAGGGGCAGAATTTTTCGAATGAACCAGGCCGTCTGGCGGTGCTGACGTACAGAGTTCACTTTCAGAATCCCGGGAAATACTACGTCTGGGTACGCGCTTACAGCAGCGGTTCAGAGGACAACAGCTTGCACGTTGGGCTCAACGGAAACTGGCCTGACAGTGGACAGCGAATGCAGTGGTGTGACGGCAAAAATTCATGGCGATGGGAAAGCAGGCAGCGAACAGAAACAGAACACTGTGGTGAAGCGCACCAGATATTTCTGGAGGTACCCGCAGCAGGTATCCACGAGATTCAATTTTCCATGCGAGAAGATGGATTCGAATTTGATCGCTGGTTGATGACAAATAACCGGGAATTCAAACGCCCCGCGGACGAAGGGCCAGCCGTAGTCGTCTCATCGGGCAACCTTCCAGCAGCCTTTCCAGTGGCACCGGTCGCGGTTGCTGAAGATGCCGGGGGCCAAGTTGTGCCTGAAGCCGTGACTCGGTCTGCCAGTTTGAGCACGCTGCCGATGGCCCCCGCAATGGTGAAAGCCGATCTGCAACAGCCGCGTCAGGCGGACGGCCCTGGCACAGTCAGTATTTCCGGCGATCTGAAACAGTGGCACAAAGTGACTCTGACACTGGATGGCCCCTTCGCTCACGAACTCGATAACGCACCAAACCCTTTTGTGAATTATCAGCTGAACGTGCAGTTCACGCATGAATCCGGTCTGCCGAAGTATACCGTTCCCGGTTACTTTGCGGCTGATGGCGACTCTGCAAATACATCGGCTGCGAGTGGTACGAAGTGGCGTTGCCACCTGGCACCTGATAAGCCGGGACGTTGGAACTACAGGGTGTCGATGCGAAAAGGAACCTTCATTTCGGAGACAGACACACCGATTTCAGAAGCGGTCCCGGGCGATGGAGTGGAAGGAAGCTTCGAAGTTGCTCCGACCGACAAGACAACCCCTGATCTGCGTGCCCATGGGCGTCTTCAATATGTGGGCGAACGATATCTCCGGTTCGCCGAAAGCGAACAATACTTTCTGAAAGCCGGAGCAGATGCTCCGGAAACGTTGCTCGGTTACATCGATTTCGACGGAACAATTGCCGGAAAGCCAGAGAAGGTTCCTCTGAAATCCTTCGCTCCGCACATCGATGACTGGAATGAAGGTGACCCAACATGGAAAGACGGCAGGGGCAAAGGTCTGATTGGTGCCGTGAATTATCTTTCCCGCAAAGGATGCAATGCGTTCTCGTTCTTAACTTACAACGCTGGTGGCGATGGAGACAATGTCTGGCCGTTTGTGTCTCGAGATGACAAGCTTCACTACGACTGCAGCAAGCTCGATCAGTGGGGCATAGTCTTCGATCACGGGACTGCGATGGGGATGTATCTGCACTTTAAGATGCAGGAAACAGAAAACGATGACAACACTGCCGGTAAGGGGAAATCCAGATTCGTGGCTGAGTCTCTGGATGGCGGAGACCTTGGAATTCAGCGTCGCCTTTACTGTCGCGAACTGATCGCTCGTTACGCTCACAATCTGGCGCTGAACTGGAATCTGGGTGAAGAGAACACGCAAACGACCGAGCAGCAACAGGCGATGATTGACTTTATTGCTCAACTGGACCCCTACCACCACAACATCGTTGTCCACACGTTTCCTGATCAGCAGGACCAGGTTTATGAACCGCTTCTTGGCGACAAGTCTCAGCTAACCGGAGTATCACTTCAGAACAGCGGCATCCGCGATACACACTGGCAAGTCGTGAAGTGGGTCAGGCAATCGCAAAAGTCCGGCAAGCCATGGGTCGTTGCCTTTGATGAATCAGGTTCAGCGGCTCATGGCCAGTGCCCTGATCTTGGATATCAGGGGTACGACGGCCATGACCGAACCGGCAGGATGACCTACACAGAGCATGAAGTCCGTCAACAAACGTTGTGGGCCACTCTGATGGGAGGCGGCGCTGGTGTCGAGTACTACTTTGGCTACCAGTACGTCCAGAATGACCTCATCTGCGAAGACTGGCGCAGTCGGGATCGGAGCTGGGACTACTGTCGGATTGCCGTGAATTTCTTTCATGAAAACAATATCCCATTTCCACAAATGGAACCCTGCGATGAACTGATCCGAACAGAGGCTGACGACAATTCGGCTTACTGTTTTGCAAAACCAGGTCATACCTATCTCGTGTACATCGCAAAAGGGAAACAGGTCACCATGGACCTTTCGGATGCAGCTGGGGACTACACCATCCAGTGGTTCAACCCTCGCGATGGTGGCCCGCTGCAGAATGGTTCCGTCAGAACCGTTGCGGGCGGTGGTGAAGTGAATCCAGGGCAACCACCAGCAGATCGGGAGAAGGACTGGTTAGTCGTCGTACGTCATGCGAAGCTGTCGATGACTGAATACAAGCCATGA
- a CDS encoding universal stress protein, with protein sequence MPFSDVTVVVPVDFSDQSDFAVHSALSIAGDPKRLHLVHVLVPLDSVSPGVLLGDITDETRKAAVEKNLQKLAAEKGAAGANMSVLSGDPGEEISEFAKKIKADLIVIPSHGYQGFKRLVLGSVAERVIRYAECSVLVLRRKDAE encoded by the coding sequence ATGCCATTTTCCGATGTCACCGTTGTCGTACCGGTCGACTTTAGCGACCAGTCGGACTTCGCAGTGCATTCTGCTTTGTCGATTGCTGGCGACCCCAAACGCCTGCATCTGGTACATGTTCTGGTCCCGCTGGATTCTGTTTCGCCGGGAGTGCTTCTTGGCGACATCACGGACGAAACCCGCAAAGCGGCCGTCGAAAAGAACCTGCAAAAGCTGGCCGCCGAAAAAGGGGCGGCTGGTGCCAACATGAGTGTTCTGTCTGGAGACCCAGGAGAGGAGATTTCTGAGTTTGCGAAGAAAATCAAGGCTGATTTGATCGTCATACCATCGCATGGTTACCAGGGGTTCAAACGGCTTGTTCTGGGTTCCGTTGCAGAACGCGTCATCCGATATGCCGAATGCAGCGTCCTGGTCCTTCGTCGAAAAGACGCCGAATAA